From the genome of Monomorium pharaonis isolate MP-MQ-018 chromosome 2, ASM1337386v2, whole genome shotgun sequence, one region includes:
- the LOC118644300 gene encoding uncharacterized protein LOC118644300 → MNYYVPIQQNETCVKPTMSQPRHTPRILGRRFALTATFYKYLDIGISVGLKPFVEMILGDNKGNEIPLSRDTWVIMIEKRTDIEQLLQSATATSLWINDLFIEVVKIRNESIIKFILNNKIMYMKPSTVQFLLNLEDVINNAYFKLWDDMHILKERYNQFVNCLRRNNILYKCDAVKLLNEICVKTSLVDCELMVYASDNIVYDALQKE, encoded by the exons atgaactattacgttccgattCAGCAAAATGAAACGTGTGTTAAacc aaCAATGTCGCAGCCGCGTCATACTCCGCGCATTCTGGGGAGGAGATTTGCTTTGACGGCTacattctacaaatatttggatatagGAATCAGTGTGGGACTTAAGCCTTTTGTAGAGATGATTCTTGGTGACAACAAGGGCAATGAGATACCGCTGTCACGTGATACCTGGGTAATAATGATTGAGAAACGGACGGATATTGAGCAACTCCTGCAGTCGGCAACCGCTACATCGTTGTGGATTAATGATCTTTTCATCGAAGTTGTTAAAATACGTAACGAGAGTatcataaaattcattttaaataacaaaattatgtacatgaaACCATCGactgtacaatttttactaaatcttgaagatgttatcaataatgcatattttaagttatgggatgatatgcatatattaaaagaacgatataatcaatttgtaaACTGTTTGCGgcgaaataatattctttacaaGTGCGATGcagttaaattgttaaatgaaatatgtgtaaaaacttcGCTCGTAGATTGCGAACTGATGGTTTATGCAtcagacaatattgtatacGACGCGTTACAAAaggaataa